One Paenisporosarcina sp. FSL H8-0542 genomic region harbors:
- the recG gene encoding ATP-dependent DNA helicase RecG produces the protein MSDKALQAVSSLKGIGGETEKTLNDMGIVTLLDLVMTFPYRHEDFRLKNISETPHNERITVEGRVESEPSVLFLGKNKSRMQIRLLVGPHLIKVVFFNQAYLKNKITSGQIITVTGKWDRGRQAISVSNFSPGPKTDNVDFEPMYSLKGSLHQKTFRKFMHQALQEVANDLEECLPHSLRETYKLLPVHEALEGIHFPKSAEHVKQARRRFVYEELLQFQLKMQAIKKARKEQNKGLSIAYDVQKLKDLIATLPYELTNAQKRVVNEICKDLKEPHRMNRLLQGDVGSGKTVVAAIGLYAVITAGYQGAMMAPTEILAEQHAASLHDWLSPLGIRMALLTGSTKTKARRILLEQLQNGEIDLLIGTHALIQPDVEFKKLGLVITDEQHRFGVEQRRVLRDKGMNPDVLFMTATPIPRTLAITAFGEMDVSIIDEMPAGRKEIETHWVKKELFDQIIKRMVVELQAGRQAYVICPLIEESDKLDVQNAVEVYEQLSSIFHQKYKVGLMHGRLHSSEKDEVMRAFSDGEVQVLVSTTVVEVGVNVPNATFMVIYDAERFGLAQLHQLRGRVGRGSEQSYCILLADPKSEEGKERMTSMTETNDGFKLAEKDLELRGAGDFFGRKQSGMPEFKMADLVHDYRALETARQDAERFISSDEFWTSDETKCLRNYLEKSGAMDGERID, from the coding sequence GTGTCTGATAAAGCACTTCAGGCAGTCAGTAGTTTAAAAGGTATTGGTGGCGAAACAGAAAAAACACTGAATGACATGGGCATTGTTACTTTACTGGATTTAGTCATGACATTTCCATATCGTCATGAAGATTTTCGTTTAAAAAACATCTCAGAAACACCACATAATGAACGGATAACAGTGGAGGGAAGGGTCGAAAGTGAACCTTCCGTTCTTTTTTTAGGGAAAAACAAATCTCGTATGCAAATTAGACTTCTCGTAGGACCACATTTAATTAAAGTGGTCTTTTTTAATCAGGCATACTTGAAGAATAAAATAACCAGCGGTCAAATCATAACGGTAACAGGTAAATGGGATCGAGGTCGTCAGGCGATCAGCGTATCCAATTTTTCGCCAGGACCCAAAACGGACAATGTGGATTTTGAGCCCATGTATAGCCTGAAAGGATCTCTTCATCAAAAAACTTTCCGTAAATTTATGCATCAGGCTTTGCAGGAAGTGGCAAACGATTTAGAAGAATGTCTGCCACATAGCTTAAGAGAAACTTATAAACTTTTACCAGTGCATGAAGCGCTGGAAGGGATACACTTCCCGAAATCTGCCGAACATGTGAAACAGGCACGCAGACGATTTGTTTATGAAGAATTATTGCAGTTCCAATTGAAAATGCAAGCGATAAAAAAAGCGCGTAAAGAACAAAATAAAGGGCTCTCCATTGCCTATGATGTCCAGAAATTAAAAGACTTAATTGCTACACTTCCATACGAACTGACGAATGCTCAAAAGCGGGTAGTCAATGAAATATGTAAAGATTTAAAAGAGCCACACCGTATGAACCGCTTGCTTCAAGGTGATGTTGGTTCGGGTAAAACGGTTGTTGCTGCGATTGGTTTGTATGCAGTGATTACCGCAGGCTACCAGGGCGCCATGATGGCTCCAACGGAAATTTTGGCAGAGCAACATGCCGCGTCACTCCATGATTGGTTGTCACCTCTGGGGATACGTATGGCACTATTAACCGGTTCCACCAAAACAAAAGCAAGAAGAATTTTACTGGAGCAACTTCAAAATGGGGAGATTGACTTGCTCATAGGAACACACGCACTTATTCAGCCGGACGTAGAATTTAAGAAACTTGGTCTCGTCATTACCGATGAACAACATAGATTCGGTGTGGAACAGCGTAGGGTGCTGCGGGACAAAGGAATGAACCCGGATGTATTATTCATGACGGCAACACCGATTCCCCGCACACTGGCGATTACAGCTTTTGGTGAAATGGATGTATCCATTATTGATGAAATGCCAGCTGGGCGAAAAGAGATTGAAACGCATTGGGTTAAAAAGGAGCTTTTTGATCAAATCATTAAACGCATGGTGGTAGAACTTCAAGCTGGTAGACAAGCCTACGTCATTTGTCCACTCATTGAAGAATCGGATAAACTGGATGTGCAGAATGCAGTGGAAGTTTACGAACAATTGTCTTCCATTTTCCATCAGAAATATAAGGTAGGTCTGATGCATGGCCGTTTGCATTCGAGTGAAAAAGATGAAGTGATGAGGGCATTCAGTGATGGGGAAGTTCAAGTTCTCGTATCCACTACAGTAGTAGAAGTAGGGGTGAATGTTCCGAATGCCACGTTTATGGTTATTTATGATGCAGAACGTTTTGGTTTGGCCCAACTTCATCAGCTTCGCGGTCGTGTAGGGCGTGGCTCTGAACAGTCCTATTGTATTTTATTGGCTGATCCGAAATCCGAGGAAGGTAAAGAACGAATGACGTCAATGACAGAAACCAATGATGGATTCAAACTTGCTGAAAAAGATCTGGAACTTCGTGGAGCAGGTGATTTTTTCGGTCGGAAACAAAGCGGGATGCCAGAGTTCAAGATGGCAGACCTCGTCCATGACTACCG
- the sdaAA gene encoding L-serine ammonia-lyase, iron-sulfur-dependent, subunit alpha, protein MNVLFRNVKELVALANSENKLISELMIEQEMLVTRRSREDIMNQMDRNLTVMEEAVEKGLKGVQSTSGLTGGDAVLLQNYMKKGKTLSGTLLIDAVSKAVATNEVNAAMGTICATPTAGSAGVVPGTLFAVQNQLNPTREEMIRYLFTSGAFGFVVANNASISGAAGGCQAEVGSAAAMAAAAIVEMSGGTPQQCSEAFAITMKNMLGLVCDPVAGLVEVPCVKRNAMGAANALVAADMALAGVTSRIPCDEVIDAMFKIGQTMPTALKETAQGGLAATPTGRALAERIFGAEFVKGV, encoded by the coding sequence ATGAATGTTCTATTTCGTAATGTAAAAGAATTGGTCGCTTTGGCTAACAGTGAAAATAAATTGATTTCTGAGTTGATGATTGAGCAGGAAATGTTGGTTACACGAAGAAGCCGTGAAGACATCATGAATCAAATGGACCGCAACTTGACGGTCATGGAAGAAGCAGTTGAAAAAGGATTGAAAGGCGTTCAATCCACTTCAGGTTTAACTGGAGGAGACGCAGTGCTACTTCAAAATTACATGAAAAAAGGCAAAACGCTTTCTGGCACATTGTTGATTGATGCAGTTAGTAAAGCTGTAGCAACTAACGAAGTAAATGCGGCTATGGGGACGATTTGTGCAACACCGACTGCAGGTTCAGCAGGCGTAGTGCCTGGTACTTTATTCGCTGTGCAAAATCAATTGAATCCTACACGTGAAGAAATGATACGTTACTTGTTCACTTCAGGAGCTTTTGGATTCGTGGTAGCTAACAATGCATCCATTTCAGGAGCTGCTGGAGGATGTCAGGCGGAAGTAGGATCAGCAGCGGCGATGGCAGCGGCAGCGATTGTTGAAATGTCCGGCGGTACTCCACAGCAATGTTCGGAAGCTTTTGCGATAACGATGAAGAATATGCTGGGTCTAGTCTGTGATCCTGTTGCGGGATTAGTAGAAGTTCCATGTGTTAAACGCAATGCGATGGGAGCTGCAAACGCATTGGTTGCTGCAGATATGGCTCTAGCAGGCGTGACTAGCCGTATACCTTGTGATGAAGTTATTGATGCCATGTTTAAAATTGGTCAAACAATGCCAACTGCATTAAAAGAAACTGCGCAGGGCGGTTTAGCTGCGACACCTACAGGAAGAGCACTAGCAGAAAGAATCTTTGGTGCTGAATTTGTAAAAGGTGTCTGA
- the sdaAB gene encoding L-serine ammonia-lyase, iron-sulfur-dependent subunit beta, translated as MKFKSVFDIIGPVMIGPSSSHTAGAARIGLVTRELFGRQPKWAKIYLYGSFAETYKGHGTDIAIVGGLLGFDTFDERIKTSFELAKDIGMTFEFIPESGHTEHPNTARIVIGDDSGEMELIGISIGGGKIEISELNGFPLRLSGNHSAILVVHDDKPGSIAKVASCLAEQNINIGHMEVSRKEQGQRALMVIEVDEPIEDHVLLQISQLPYITQVTKIAD; from the coding sequence ATGAAGTTTAAATCAGTCTTTGATATTATTGGTCCAGTCATGATTGGCCCTTCATCTTCACATACAGCAGGTGCAGCAAGAATTGGTCTGGTGACCCGCGAATTATTTGGCAGACAGCCAAAGTGGGCAAAAATTTATTTATATGGCTCTTTTGCCGAAACATACAAAGGGCACGGGACAGACATTGCCATTGTTGGGGGATTACTTGGTTTTGACACGTTTGATGAACGCATCAAAACTTCGTTTGAGCTGGCAAAAGATATTGGCATGACATTTGAATTCATCCCAGAAAGCGGTCACACTGAGCATCCCAATACAGCACGTATTGTCATTGGCGACGATTCAGGCGAAATGGAACTAATCGGCATTTCCATTGGTGGCGGAAAAATCGAAATCAGTGAATTAAATGGTTTCCCGCTTCGCTTATCAGGAAATCATTCTGCAATTTTAGTTGTACATGATGATAAACCAGGGAGTATTGCAAAAGTAGCAAGCTGTCTGGCGGAACAAAATATCAATATTGGACATATGGAAGTGTCTAGAAAAGAGCAAGGTCAGAGGGCGTTAATGGTTATTGAAGTGGATGAGCCAATCGAAGATCATGTGTTATTGCAAATCTCACAATTGCCTTATATCACACAAGTAACGAAAATTGCAGATTAA
- a CDS encoding DAK2 domain-containing protein: MKSLDGIQFAEMVKMGAHHLFQNADYVDALNVFPVPDGDTGTNMNLSMSSGAKETEAHAVAHIGKTAQALSKGLLMGARGNSGVILSQLFRGFGKDVETKSSLTAKEFAHAFQHGVDMAYKAVMKPVEGTILTVAKDSAKKAVEVAEHEDDVIVVMDELLKEAKASLARTPDLLPVLKEVGVVDSGGQGLVFVYEGFIASMKGEKLPEKTSAYSMDDLVSAEHHKNVQGFMDTSDIEFGYCTEFMVKFMPEKVAEHPFNENDFREGLSQFGDSLLVISDDEIAKVHIHSEQPGNCLSYGQKYGDLIKIKIENMRQQHAEIVGDDYKKDQPTAAPAKKHPYAVVTVAMGEGISELLKSVGASAVIEGGQTMNPSTEDIVKAIEAVGAERVLILPNNKNIIMAAEQAAEVMGIEAAVVPTKSVPQGMAALLAFNPEASVEDNKATMTEAFAHVKTGQVTFAVRDTSIDGVEIQKDDFMAISEGKIILATPSLEEVSQTLLKDMVDEDAEIITIIYGEDVTEVDANELAAFVEEKFSHADVEVYNGKQPLYPYIISVE; encoded by the coding sequence ATGAAGTCTTTAGACGGAATTCAATTTGCAGAAATGGTGAAAATGGGTGCCCATCATCTATTTCAGAATGCAGATTATGTGGATGCGCTAAACGTCTTTCCTGTTCCCGATGGTGACACGGGAACGAACATGAACTTATCCATGTCTTCTGGAGCAAAAGAAACAGAAGCACATGCAGTTGCTCATATTGGAAAAACAGCACAAGCACTATCAAAAGGATTGTTGATGGGTGCCCGTGGGAACTCGGGCGTTATTTTATCCCAACTTTTCCGTGGATTCGGAAAAGATGTTGAAACTAAATCATCTTTGACGGCAAAAGAGTTTGCCCACGCATTCCAACATGGTGTGGATATGGCTTATAAAGCAGTCATGAAACCAGTGGAAGGAACTATTTTGACCGTAGCAAAAGATTCTGCTAAAAAAGCGGTTGAAGTTGCAGAACATGAAGACGATGTCATTGTTGTGATGGATGAGTTGCTTAAAGAAGCAAAAGCGTCTTTGGCACGTACGCCTGATTTACTTCCGGTATTAAAGGAAGTTGGTGTAGTTGATTCTGGTGGACAAGGTCTTGTGTTCGTTTATGAAGGTTTCATTGCTTCGATGAAAGGCGAGAAATTACCTGAGAAGACCTCTGCTTATTCAATGGATGATCTTGTAAGTGCGGAACATCATAAAAATGTTCAGGGCTTCATGGATACATCGGACATTGAATTTGGATACTGTACGGAGTTCATGGTGAAATTCATGCCAGAAAAAGTAGCAGAACATCCTTTCAATGAAAATGACTTCCGCGAAGGTTTGAGTCAATTCGGTGATTCATTGCTGGTTATTTCGGATGACGAGATTGCAAAGGTACATATCCACTCTGAACAACCTGGTAATTGTTTAAGCTATGGTCAGAAATATGGCGATCTTATCAAAATCAAGATTGAAAACATGCGTCAGCAGCATGCTGAAATTGTTGGAGATGATTACAAAAAAGATCAACCGACTGCCGCTCCTGCAAAAAAACATCCGTATGCAGTGGTTACCGTTGCGATGGGTGAAGGAATTTCCGAACTTCTGAAAAGTGTAGGTGCAAGTGCAGTCATTGAGGGCGGTCAAACAATGAACCCTTCTACGGAAGATATCGTCAAAGCGATTGAAGCGGTTGGCGCTGAAAGAGTTCTTATTTTGCCGAACAACAAAAATATAATCATGGCAGCTGAGCAAGCTGCAGAAGTGATGGGTATTGAAGCGGCAGTAGTACCAACAAAATCTGTTCCTCAAGGAATGGCGGCATTGTTAGCATTCAATCCGGAAGCTTCTGTTGAAGACAACAAAGCAACAATGACTGAAGCTTTTGCACACGTCAAAACTGGCCAAGTAACGTTTGCGGTTCGTGATACTTCCATCGATGGTGTTGAAATCCAGAAGGATGACTTCATGGCGATTTCAGAAGGGAAGATTATTCTTGCCACACCTTCACTCGAAGAAGTTTCTCAAACACTTCTCAAGGATATGGTTGATGAAGATGCAGAAATCATTACCATCATTTACGGCGAAGACGTTACGGAAGTCGATGCCAACGAGTTGGCTGCATTTGTAGAAGAGAAATTCTCTCATGCAGATGTGGAAGTTTATAATGGGAAACAACCGTTATATCCATACATCATCTCAGTAGAATAA
- a CDS encoding Asp23/Gls24 family envelope stress response protein → MSIELKNEFGQIDISNDVVAQIAGGAAIECYGIVGMATKHQIRDGLTDILRKENFAKGVLVRQNGEDLHIDMYIIISYGTKVSEVAYQVQSKVKYTLNKTLGLAVKSVNIYVQGVRVTNP, encoded by the coding sequence ATGTCAATTGAGTTAAAAAACGAATTCGGTCAAATTGATATTTCAAATGACGTCGTTGCCCAAATTGCAGGTGGAGCAGCTATTGAGTGTTATGGAATTGTAGGAATGGCTACTAAACACCAAATTCGAGATGGTTTAACGGATATTTTACGTAAAGAAAATTTTGCTAAGGGTGTACTTGTACGCCAAAATGGCGAGGATCTTCACATAGATATGTACATCATCATCAGCTACGGCACTAAAGTGTCAGAAGTAGCTTATCAAGTTCAATCGAAAGTTAAATACACATTAAATAAGACATTAGGACTAGCAGTGAAATCAGTAAATATTTACGTTCAAGGAGTTCGTGTTACGAACCCATAA
- the rpmB gene encoding 50S ribosomal protein L28, with amino-acid sequence MPKVCVISGRKARAGNARSHAMNSTKRTWGANLQKVRILVDGKPKRVWVSARALKSGKVERV; translated from the coding sequence ATGCCAAAAGTATGTGTAATTTCAGGGCGCAAAGCTCGTGCTGGTAACGCTCGTTCTCACGCAATGAACTCAACAAAACGTACTTGGGGAGCTAACCTACAAAAAGTTCGTATTCTTGTAGACGGCAAACCAAAACGTGTATGGGTTTCTGCGAGAGCATTGAAATCTGGAAAAGTTGAGCGCGTTTAA
- the spoVM gene encoding stage V sporulation protein SpoVM encodes MRVYTFRLPKFVSGFVRMCLGWMNTEDKPKKRNEKMPD; translated from the coding sequence ATGCGTGTTTATACGTTTAGATTACCGAAATTTGTAAGTGGGTTTGTAAGAATGTGTTTAGGTTGGATGAATACCGAGGATAAACCGAAGAAGAGGAACGAAAAAATGCCAGACTGA
- a CDS encoding thiamine diphosphokinase, with the protein MKTAVICAGGPADELADFATLKNNDEIIFIGADKGAIYLIESGILPDVAIGDFDSLSPEEFSKLKNQVASVKVAPAEKNETDTDLAIDESLTFEPDHIVLTGVTGGRLDHFMAVLNSVYRFQTDNASIQFTIRNKWNEMKLLTPGVTKLTKDQQFPFVSFFAFQGSVEHVTLAGMKYNVSDETIEMGISRFTSNEVLDEQGSISFTSGICLLIRSSDQ; encoded by the coding sequence ATGAAGACGGCCGTAATTTGCGCAGGTGGACCAGCTGATGAATTAGCTGATTTTGCGACCCTAAAAAATAACGATGAAATTATTTTTATCGGTGCAGACAAAGGTGCTATTTATTTAATCGAAAGTGGAATTCTTCCGGACGTGGCTATAGGTGATTTTGATTCATTGTCACCGGAAGAATTTTCGAAATTGAAAAACCAAGTAGCGTCAGTGAAAGTTGCACCTGCAGAAAAGAATGAAACGGATACCGATTTAGCAATCGACGAGTCATTGACTTTCGAACCTGATCATATTGTACTGACAGGTGTGACGGGTGGTCGATTAGATCACTTTATGGCTGTACTTAACAGTGTTTATCGTTTTCAAACGGACAATGCCTCCATTCAATTTACAATACGCAACAAATGGAATGAAATGAAGCTGCTGACTCCTGGTGTAACCAAGTTAACGAAGGATCAACAGTTTCCATTTGTATCTTTTTTTGCCTTTCAAGGAAGCGTGGAACACGTGACATTAGCAGGTATGAAATATAATGTCAGCGATGAGACGATTGAAATGGGCATTTCCCGGTTTACAAGTAATGAAGTATTGGACGAACAAGGGTCTATCTCCTTTACATCTGGCATATGTTTATTAATACGTAGCTCAGATCAATAA
- the rpe gene encoding ribulose-phosphate 3-epimerase encodes MIKIAPSILAANFSKLAEEVIEVEKAGAELIHIDVMDGHFVPNITMGPIVVEALRPVTDLPLDVHLMIENPDLYIESFAKAGADYITVHVEACTHLHRTIQLIRSFGVKPGVVLNPHTPVESIQHILDDIDMVLFMTVNPGFGGQKFIHSVVPKVQQLSDIIKEKGLNIEIEIDGGINAETIIPCAEAGATIFVAGSAIYSKTDRTAALQEIKEAGERAIRG; translated from the coding sequence ATGATAAAAATTGCTCCATCTATCCTTGCTGCTAATTTTTCGAAATTGGCTGAAGAAGTAATAGAAGTCGAAAAAGCTGGTGCGGAATTAATCCATATCGATGTAATGGACGGACATTTCGTGCCTAACATTACGATGGGTCCAATTGTGGTGGAAGCTTTAAGACCTGTAACGGATCTTCCTTTAGACGTTCATTTAATGATTGAAAATCCGGATTTGTATATTGAGTCATTTGCAAAAGCTGGTGCCGATTACATTACGGTTCATGTTGAAGCGTGTACTCACCTTCACCGTACCATTCAATTAATCCGTTCGTTTGGAGTGAAACCAGGTGTGGTATTAAATCCACATACGCCGGTTGAAAGCATCCAACATATTCTTGACGACATCGATATGGTGTTGTTCATGACGGTCAATCCAGGTTTCGGTGGACAGAAGTTCATTCATTCGGTCGTTCCGAAAGTTCAACAACTTTCTGACATAATTAAAGAAAAAGGATTGAATATTGAAATTGAAATTGATGGTGGTATTAATGCTGAGACCATTATTCCTTGTGCAGAGGCAGGCGCGACCATTTTTGTAGCCGGTTCAGCAATTTACAGTAAAACGGATCGTACTGCTGCATTACAGGAAATTAAAGAAGCAGGCGAACGAGCAATCCGCGGATGA
- the rsgA gene encoding ribosome small subunit-dependent GTPase A, with product MPTGQIRKALSGFYYVQDGEQFIQCRGRGVFRNRGVNPLVGDFVDYEVESGSDGTITVVHERKNALVRPPIANIDQALLVFSLTEPDFNPLLLDRFLVVVESFNVEPIICLTKTDLLSEEEMSKIQPYLDDYRAIGYEMLETYKDDDDLVSNIAPILKGKISVLAGQSGVGKSTLLNTVLPSLNLKTGIISEALGRGKHTTRHVELLEVCEGLLADTPGFSSFDFDEIEKEQLSDCFPEFREASERCKFRGCLHISEPKCAVLAALETGEIKDYRYKHYMKFLDEINDRKPRY from the coding sequence ATGCCAACAGGACAAATACGAAAAGCACTTAGTGGATTTTACTATGTTCAGGACGGAGAACAATTTATACAATGCCGTGGACGCGGTGTATTCAGAAATCGTGGTGTCAACCCGCTAGTTGGGGACTTTGTCGATTATGAAGTGGAAAGCGGTTCAGACGGCACGATAACAGTGGTGCATGAACGTAAAAATGCACTCGTACGCCCACCTATTGCCAATATTGACCAAGCCTTACTGGTGTTTTCCCTGACTGAACCCGATTTCAATCCATTATTGCTGGATCGCTTTCTTGTTGTCGTGGAGTCATTTAATGTAGAGCCAATTATTTGTCTGACAAAAACAGATTTACTTTCTGAAGAAGAGATGAGTAAAATCCAGCCTTATTTGGATGATTATCGTGCGATTGGATATGAAATGCTTGAAACCTATAAGGATGATGATGATCTGGTGTCCAATATCGCTCCGATCCTGAAAGGAAAAATCAGCGTTTTGGCAGGACAATCCGGTGTAGGAAAATCTACACTGTTAAATACAGTGCTGCCATCGTTGAATTTAAAGACAGGTATTATTTCGGAAGCCCTTGGACGGGGGAAACATACGACTCGCCATGTAGAACTTTTAGAAGTATGTGAGGGGTTACTAGCGGATACTCCGGGATTCAGTTCCTTTGATTTCGATGAGATTGAAAAAGAGCAGTTATCCGATTGTTTTCCTGAATTCCGCGAGGCGTCAGAACGATGTAAATTCAGAGGGTGCCTACACATAAGTGAACCGAAATGTGCAGTTCTTGCTGCACTGGAAACCGGAGAAATCAAAGATTATCGATACAAACATTACATGAAGTTTTTAGATGAAATAAACGATCGAAAGCCGAGGTATTAA